Proteins encoded within one genomic window of Macaca fascicularis isolate 582-1 chromosome 16, T2T-MFA8v1.1:
- the TBCD gene encoding tubulin-specific chaperone D isoform X24, producing MTLSPDLHTRHGSILACAEVAYALYKLAAQENRPVTDHLDEQAVQGLKQIHQQLYDRQLYRGLGGELMRQAVCVLIEKLSLSKMPFQGDTIIDGWQWLINDTLGCLHLISSHSRQQIKDAAVSALAALCSEYYMKEPGEADPAIQEKLIRQYLAELRSPEEMTRCGFSSALGALPGFLLKGRLQQVLAGLRAVTHTSPEDVNFPESRRDGLKAIARICQTVGVKPGAPDEAVCRENVSQIYSALLGCMNDYTTDSRGDVGGWVRKAAMTGLMDVTLLLARSQPELIEAHICERIMCCVAQQASEKIDRFRAHAISVFLTLLHFDSPPIPHVPHRGELEKLFPRSDVASVNWNAPSQAFSRITQLLGLPTYRYPVLLGLVVSLGGLTESTVRHSTQSLFEYMKGVQSDPQALGSFSRTLLQIFEDNLLNDRVSLPLLKTLDHVLTHGCFDIFTTEEDHPFAVKLLALCKKEIKNSKDVQKLLSAIPVFCEMVQFPGNVRRSALLQLCLLLCHRFPLIRKSTASQVYETLLTYSDVVGADVLDEVVTVLSDTAWDAELAVVREQRNRLCDLLGVPRPQLVPQPHAC from the exons GCCCGTCACGGACCATCTGGACGAGCAGGCAGTGCAGGGCCTGAAGCAGATTCACCAGCAG ctcTATGATCGTCAGTTATACAG gGGTCTGGGAGGAGAGCTCATGAGACAAGCAG TGTGCGTTTTAATAGAAAAGTTGTCACTTTCCAAAATGCCCTTTCAAGGTGACACCATAATTG ATGGTTGGCAGTGGCTGATAAATGACACTTTGGGATGTCTCCATCTCATCTCAAGTCACTCCCGACAGCAGATCAAG GATGCAGCAGTCTCAGCCCTGGCCGCTCTCTGCAGTGAATATTACATGAAGGAACCGGGGGAGGCAGATCCCGCAATTCAGG AGAAGCTGATCAGGCAGTACCTGGCCGAGCTTCGGAGCCCCGAGGAAATGACTCGCTGTGGCTTCTCGTCGGCCTTGGGCGCCCTTCCAGGCTTCCTTCTGAAAGGCCGGCTCCAGCAG GTTCTCGCAGGTTTAAGAGCAGTTACCCACACTTCTCCTGAGGACGTAAATTTCCCTGAGTCGAGGAGAGATGGCTTGAAGGCCATTGCTAG GATTTGCCAGACTGTTGGTGTGAAACCAGGAGCCCCAGACGAAGCTGTGTGCAGAGAGAACGTTTCCCAGATTTATTCTGCACTGCTGGGCTGCATGAACGACTACACCACGGACAGCAGGGGGGACGTGGGCGGCTG GGTCCGCAAGGCCGCCATGACCGGTCTGATGGATGTGACACTTCTGCTGGCTCGGAGCCAGCCTGAGCTGATCGAGGCCCACAT CTGTGAGCGCATCATGTGCTGTGTGGCCCAGCAGGCCAGTGAGAAGATCGACCGTTTCCGTGCTCACGCCATCAGCGTGTTCCTGACGCTCCTGCACTTTGACAGCCCTCCCATCCCCCACGTGCCGCACCGGGGAGAACTGGAAAAGCTGTTTCCCAG GTCCGACGTGGCCTCCGTGAATTGGAATGCACCTTCCCAGGCCTTCTCACGCATCACCCAGCTCCTCGGGCTGCCCACCTACCGCTACCCCGTCCTGCTGGGGCTTGTCGTGTCCCTGGGCGGCTTGACGGAGTCGACG GTCCGGCACTCCACCCAGAGCCTCTTCGAGTACATGAAGGGCGTTCAGAGTGACCCGCAGGCCCTGGGCAGCTTCAGCAGGACCCTTCTGCAGATCTTCGAGGACAACCTTCTGAATGACAG GGTGTCCCTGCCGCTGCTGAAGACTCTGGACCACGTGCTCACCCACGGCTGCTTTGACATCTTCACCACGGAGGAGGA CCACCCCTTTGCTGTGAAGTTGCTTGCGCTTtgtaagaaagaaatcaagaattcCAAAGACGTCCAGAAACTGCTGTCAGCCATCCCCGT GTTCTGCGAGATGGTGCAGTTCCCCGGCAACGTGAGGAGGAGCGCCCTCCTGCAGCTGTGTCTGCTCCTCTGCCACCGCTTCCCGCTG ATCCGGAAGAGCACGGCCAGCCAGGTGTACGAGACGTTGCTCACCTACAGTGACGTCGTGGGCGCGGACGTGCTGGACGAGGTGGTGACTGTGCTCAGCGACACTGCATG ggacgcggagcttgcagtcgtGAGAGAGCAGCGCAACCGTCTGTGTGACCTCCTGGGTGTGCCCAGGCCCCAGCTGGTGCCCCAG CCTCACGCCTGCTGA
- the LOC102134002 gene encoding LOW QUALITY PROTEIN: uncharacterized protein (The sequence of the model RefSeq protein was modified relative to this genomic sequence to represent the inferred CDS: inserted 1 base in 1 codon; deleted 3 bases in 2 codons; substituted 1 base at 1 genomic stop codon) yields MRRLCFPEPSNVLGPAAVLSFCQCIHTVHSLISCQDPWDYGTSRAAFSGHCPHLWAPVASRPLALGHLGGWGGGGVGISLIQAPHAXPWGLSALQVPRVPPCPSSASHEWAQGWVRGPQKLPXCTSPARHSSSKVTKTSASVLTGPGAPGRCPVSLVTWVGSFLSAPFHTAGGEENHIQIRGGSGTGLSIRTQPPHFCV; encoded by the exons ATGAGGCGCCTGTGCTTCCCCGAGCCCTCGAATGTTCTGGGGCCAGCGGCTGTGCTCAGCTTCTGCCAGTGCATCCACACGGTCCATTCCCTCATCTCATGTCAGGACCCCTGGGATTACGGGACCAGCAGAGCTGCCTTCTCTGGCCACTGCCCGCACCTGTGGGCCCCTGTGGCATCTAGGCCACTTGCTCTGGGGCAT ttggggggctggggagggggtggggttgGCATCAGCTTGATCCAGGCTCCTCATGCCTGACCCTGGGGTCTGTCTGCACTC CAAGTGCCAAGAGTGCCTCCCTGCCCCTCATCTGCCTCCCACGAGTGGGCCCAGGGCTGGGTGAGGGGTCCCCAGAAGCTGC TGTGCACCTCACCAGCCCGTCACTCTTCTTctaaagtaacaaaaacaagTGCCTCAGTTCTCACGGGGCCTGGGGCCCCGGGTCGCTGTCCTGTCTCTCTCGTTACCTGGGTCGGCTCCTTCCTCTCAGCCCCCTTTCATACGGCAGGAGGGGAGGAGAACCACATCCAGATCCGTGGGGGCAGTGGGACCGGGCTGAGCATCAGGACACAGCCTCCCCATTTCTGTGTGTAA
- the TBCD gene encoding tubulin-specific chaperone D isoform X23 gives MTLSPDLHTRHGSILACAEVAYALYKLAAQENRPVTDHLDEQAVQGLKQIHQQLYDRQLYRGLGGELMRQAVCVLIEKLSLSKMPFQGDTIIDGWQWLINDTLGCLHLISSHSRQQIKDAAVSALAALCSEYYMKEPGEADPAIQEKLIRQYLAELRSPEEMTRCGFSSALGALPGFLLKGRLQQVLAGLRAVTHTSPEDVNFPESRRDGLKAIARICQTVGVKPGAPDEAVCRENVSQIYSALLGCMNDYTTDSRGDVGGWYVRSRGDAGGWYVRSRGDAGGWYVRSRGDVGGWVRKAAMTGLMDVTLLLARSQPELIEAHICERIMCCVAQQASEKIDRFRAHAISVFLTLLHFDSPPIPHVPHRGELEKLFPRSDVASVNWNAPSQAFSRITQLLGLPTYRYPVLLGLVVSLGGLTESTVRHSTQSLFEYMKGVQSDPQALGSFSRTLLQIFEDNLLNDRVSLPLLKTLDHVLTHGCFDIFTTEEDHPFAVKLLALCKKEIKNSKDVQKLLSAIPVFCEMVQFPGNVRRSALLQLCLLLCHRFPLIRKSTASQVYETLLTYSDVVGADVLDEVVTVLSDTAWDAELAVVREQRNRLCDLLGVPRPQLVPQPHAC, from the exons GCCCGTCACGGACCATCTGGACGAGCAGGCAGTGCAGGGCCTGAAGCAGATTCACCAGCAG ctcTATGATCGTCAGTTATACAG gGGTCTGGGAGGAGAGCTCATGAGACAAGCAG TGTGCGTTTTAATAGAAAAGTTGTCACTTTCCAAAATGCCCTTTCAAGGTGACACCATAATTG ATGGTTGGCAGTGGCTGATAAATGACACTTTGGGATGTCTCCATCTCATCTCAAGTCACTCCCGACAGCAGATCAAG GATGCAGCAGTCTCAGCCCTGGCCGCTCTCTGCAGTGAATATTACATGAAGGAACCGGGGGAGGCAGATCCCGCAATTCAGG AGAAGCTGATCAGGCAGTACCTGGCCGAGCTTCGGAGCCCCGAGGAAATGACTCGCTGTGGCTTCTCGTCGGCCTTGGGCGCCCTTCCAGGCTTCCTTCTGAAAGGCCGGCTCCAGCAG GTTCTCGCAGGTTTAAGAGCAGTTACCCACACTTCTCCTGAGGACGTAAATTTCCCTGAGTCGAGGAGAGATGGCTTGAAGGCCATTGCTAG GATTTGCCAGACTGTTGGTGTGAAACCAGGAGCCCCAGACGAAGCTGTGTGCAGAGAGAACGTTTCCCAGATTTATTCTGCACTGCTGGGCTGCATGAACGACTACACCACGGACAGCAGGGGGGACGTGGGCGGCTGGTACGTGCGCAGCAGGGGGGACGCGGGCGGCTGGTACGTGCGCAGCAGGGGGGACGCGGGCGGCTGGTACGTGCGCAGCAGGGGGGACGTGGGCGGCTG GGTCCGCAAGGCCGCCATGACCGGTCTGATGGATGTGACACTTCTGCTGGCTCGGAGCCAGCCTGAGCTGATCGAGGCCCACAT CTGTGAGCGCATCATGTGCTGTGTGGCCCAGCAGGCCAGTGAGAAGATCGACCGTTTCCGTGCTCACGCCATCAGCGTGTTCCTGACGCTCCTGCACTTTGACAGCCCTCCCATCCCCCACGTGCCGCACCGGGGAGAACTGGAAAAGCTGTTTCCCAG GTCCGACGTGGCCTCCGTGAATTGGAATGCACCTTCCCAGGCCTTCTCACGCATCACCCAGCTCCTCGGGCTGCCCACCTACCGCTACCCCGTCCTGCTGGGGCTTGTCGTGTCCCTGGGCGGCTTGACGGAGTCGACG GTCCGGCACTCCACCCAGAGCCTCTTCGAGTACATGAAGGGCGTTCAGAGTGACCCGCAGGCCCTGGGCAGCTTCAGCAGGACCCTTCTGCAGATCTTCGAGGACAACCTTCTGAATGACAG GGTGTCCCTGCCGCTGCTGAAGACTCTGGACCACGTGCTCACCCACGGCTGCTTTGACATCTTCACCACGGAGGAGGA CCACCCCTTTGCTGTGAAGTTGCTTGCGCTTtgtaagaaagaaatcaagaattcCAAAGACGTCCAGAAACTGCTGTCAGCCATCCCCGT GTTCTGCGAGATGGTGCAGTTCCCCGGCAACGTGAGGAGGAGCGCCCTCCTGCAGCTGTGTCTGCTCCTCTGCCACCGCTTCCCGCTG ATCCGGAAGAGCACGGCCAGCCAGGTGTACGAGACGTTGCTCACCTACAGTGACGTCGTGGGCGCGGACGTGCTGGACGAGGTGGTGACTGTGCTCAGCGACACTGCATG ggacgcggagcttgcagtcgtGAGAGAGCAGCGCAACCGTCTGTGTGACCTCCTGGGTGTGCCCAGGCCCCAGCTGGTGCCCCAG CCTCACGCCTGCTGA
- the TBCD gene encoding tubulin-specific chaperone D isoform X21 — MTLRDATVVFPRLLSMTLSPDLHTRHGSILACAEVAYALYKLAAQENRPVTDHLDEQAVQGLKQIHQQLYDRQLYRGLGGELMRQAVCVLIEKLSLSKMPFQGDTIIDGWQWLINDTLGCLHLISSHSRQQIKDAAVSALAALCSEYYMKEPGEADPAIQEKLIRQYLAELRSPEEMTRCGFSSALGALPGFLLKGRLQQVLAGLRAVTHTSPEDVNFPESRRDGLKAIARICQTVGVKPGAPDEAVCRENVSQIYSALLGCMNDYTTDSRGDVGGWYVRSRGDAGGWYVRSRGDAGGWYVRSRGDVGGWVRKAAMTGLMDVTLLLARSQPELIEAHICERIMCCVAQQASEKIDRFRAHAISVFLTLLHFDSPPIPHVPHRGELEKLFPRSDVASVNWNAPSQAFSRITQLLGLPTYRYPVLLGLVVSLGGLTESTVRHSTQSLFEYMKGVQSDPQALGSFSRTLLQIFEDNLLNDRVSLPLLKTLDHVLTHGCFDIFTTEEDHPFAVKLLALCKKEIKNSKDVQKLLSAIPVFCEMVQFPGNVRRSALLQLCLLLCHRFPLIRKSTASQVYETLLTYSDVVGADVLDEVVTVLSDTAWDAELAVVREQRNRLCDLLGVPRPQLVPQPHAC; from the exons GCCCGTCACGGACCATCTGGACGAGCAGGCAGTGCAGGGCCTGAAGCAGATTCACCAGCAG ctcTATGATCGTCAGTTATACAG gGGTCTGGGAGGAGAGCTCATGAGACAAGCAG TGTGCGTTTTAATAGAAAAGTTGTCACTTTCCAAAATGCCCTTTCAAGGTGACACCATAATTG ATGGTTGGCAGTGGCTGATAAATGACACTTTGGGATGTCTCCATCTCATCTCAAGTCACTCCCGACAGCAGATCAAG GATGCAGCAGTCTCAGCCCTGGCCGCTCTCTGCAGTGAATATTACATGAAGGAACCGGGGGAGGCAGATCCCGCAATTCAGG AGAAGCTGATCAGGCAGTACCTGGCCGAGCTTCGGAGCCCCGAGGAAATGACTCGCTGTGGCTTCTCGTCGGCCTTGGGCGCCCTTCCAGGCTTCCTTCTGAAAGGCCGGCTCCAGCAG GTTCTCGCAGGTTTAAGAGCAGTTACCCACACTTCTCCTGAGGACGTAAATTTCCCTGAGTCGAGGAGAGATGGCTTGAAGGCCATTGCTAG GATTTGCCAGACTGTTGGTGTGAAACCAGGAGCCCCAGACGAAGCTGTGTGCAGAGAGAACGTTTCCCAGATTTATTCTGCACTGCTGGGCTGCATGAACGACTACACCACGGACAGCAGGGGGGACGTGGGCGGCTGGTACGTGCGCAGCAGGGGGGACGCGGGCGGCTGGTACGTGCGCAGCAGGGGGGACGCGGGCGGCTGGTACGTGCGCAGCAGGGGGGACGTGGGCGGCTG GGTCCGCAAGGCCGCCATGACCGGTCTGATGGATGTGACACTTCTGCTGGCTCGGAGCCAGCCTGAGCTGATCGAGGCCCACAT CTGTGAGCGCATCATGTGCTGTGTGGCCCAGCAGGCCAGTGAGAAGATCGACCGTTTCCGTGCTCACGCCATCAGCGTGTTCCTGACGCTCCTGCACTTTGACAGCCCTCCCATCCCCCACGTGCCGCACCGGGGAGAACTGGAAAAGCTGTTTCCCAG GTCCGACGTGGCCTCCGTGAATTGGAATGCACCTTCCCAGGCCTTCTCACGCATCACCCAGCTCCTCGGGCTGCCCACCTACCGCTACCCCGTCCTGCTGGGGCTTGTCGTGTCCCTGGGCGGCTTGACGGAGTCGACG GTCCGGCACTCCACCCAGAGCCTCTTCGAGTACATGAAGGGCGTTCAGAGTGACCCGCAGGCCCTGGGCAGCTTCAGCAGGACCCTTCTGCAGATCTTCGAGGACAACCTTCTGAATGACAG GGTGTCCCTGCCGCTGCTGAAGACTCTGGACCACGTGCTCACCCACGGCTGCTTTGACATCTTCACCACGGAGGAGGA CCACCCCTTTGCTGTGAAGTTGCTTGCGCTTtgtaagaaagaaatcaagaattcCAAAGACGTCCAGAAACTGCTGTCAGCCATCCCCGT GTTCTGCGAGATGGTGCAGTTCCCCGGCAACGTGAGGAGGAGCGCCCTCCTGCAGCTGTGTCTGCTCCTCTGCCACCGCTTCCCGCTG ATCCGGAAGAGCACGGCCAGCCAGGTGTACGAGACGTTGCTCACCTACAGTGACGTCGTGGGCGCGGACGTGCTGGACGAGGTGGTGACTGTGCTCAGCGACACTGCATG ggacgcggagcttgcagtcgtGAGAGAGCAGCGCAACCGTCTGTGTGACCTCCTGGGTGTGCCCAGGCCCCAGCTGGTGCCCCAG CCTCACGCCTGCTGA